One part of the Sulfolobus tengchongensis genome encodes these proteins:
- a CDS encoding M56 family metallopeptidase, whose product MQSITTYWWKYYFVSFFSILVIDLLVSTLNVNVPYFFLIQIGLVFGLWYLISPFIMMLTFKMRRAPQDLTLIVKNISSKFKVKMPNVYVIEDNFLNAFAFGNVVFRGVAITLSLYNTLSQEELIAVLSHEVAHIRNYDPEIMLVTIIAMNSLYAGFLSFLPFMYLPVLLIFYFVLLFPLVFNVHRVIEKRADLTAISIDPNLTYWLESSLIKIGYLSRSIPLSMLRYVPPIQVLLAKQFIINNTVDRKGFFSFATHPSLKERLLYLSEHEQQKTYYL is encoded by the coding sequence GTGCAATCGATAACAACATATTGGTGGAAATATTATTTTGTTTCATTCTTTTCTATTTTGGTAATTGATTTATTAGTATCAACTCTGAATGTTAATGTTCCTTATTTCTTCCTAATTCAGATAGGGCTTGTATTTGGTTTATGGTACCTAATATCACCATTTATAATGATGTTAACATTTAAGATGAGAAGGGCCCCTCAAGATTTAACGCTAATTGTAAAAAACATTTCTAGCAAATTTAAAGTTAAGATGCCCAATGTATATGTTATAGAGGATAATTTTCTTAACGCGTTTGCTTTTGGTAATGTGGTTTTCAGGGGTGTAGCTATTACTTTATCGTTATATAATACCTTATCTCAAGAGGAACTAATTGCGGTTTTATCCCATGAAGTTGCTCACATCCGAAATTATGATCCAGAAATAATGCTAGTTACGATAATTGCTATGAATTCCCTTTATGCTGGATTTTTATCCTTTTTACCTTTTATGTATCTTCCGGTTCTTTTAATATTCTATTTCGTGCTATTGTTCCCTTTAGTGTTTAATGTTCACCGAGTTATAGAGAAAAGAGCTGATTTAACTGCGATAAGTATTGATCCCAATTTAACATATTGGCTTGAAAGTTCTTTAATAAAAATTGGGTATCTAAGTAGAAGCATACCTCTCTCTATGCTTAGATATGTACCCCCAATACAAGTACTGTTAGCTAAACAGTTCATTATTAATAACACTGTTGATAGGAAAGGGTTTTTCTCATTTGCTACCCATCCCTCTCTTAAAGAAAGATTATTGTATTTAAGTGAGCATGAACAACAAAAAACTTACTATCTCTAA
- a CDS encoding sulfolobus mercury resistance protein, MerI: MQESKRLHENEEVENVALIITDDEIEVIDDSGFSKGKISTKQLVKKALEKKTLKFRISEAMNIKITREEEESMPSLRDLYFDSHLLIYGKKADQVKKTGYVCPVCDLEIDEYGYCGCGSGSS, from the coding sequence ATGCAAGAAAGTAAGAGATTACATGAAAACGAAGAAGTAGAAAATGTTGCTTTAATTATAACTGATGATGAAATAGAAGTAATAGACGATTCTGGATTTAGTAAAGGAAAGATATCGACAAAACAACTAGTCAAGAAGGCATTAGAGAAGAAAACTTTAAAATTTAGAATTAGTGAAGCTATGAATATAAAAATCACAAGAGAAGAGGAAGAGAGTATGCCAAGTTTAAGGGACCTTTACTTTGATTCTCATTTATTAATTTACGGTAAAAAAGCTGACCAGGTTAAAAAGACCGGTTATGTTTGCCCAGTTTGTGATCTAGAGATAGACGAATATGGCTACTGTGGATGTGGAAGTGGATCTAGCTAA
- the merA gene encoding mercury(II) reductase, whose product MTEDLVIIGYGAAGFAALIRANELGVKPVVIGYGEIGGTCVNVGCVPSKRLLRISELYYYTSQILGKEVFPDFDSVFRDKNEIVNALRKEKYEDVLNSYDVKLIRGKAYFVSPKAIKVNGEIIEARKFIIATGSSPNIPDIRGLKETGYWTNVEALSPDRKISSLVIIGGRALALEFAQIYKRLGVNVAILQRSERILPNWEPEISLAVKSYLEDTERIPVLTNIKIKEVRKKGSESKIIVTDKGEVEADEILLATGRKPNTDLNLDSAGIKLNDSGGIKVDDELRTTNPSVFAAGDVIGDLMLEALAGKEGSIASENAILDAHIKIDKLSIPQAIFIEPNVARVGLTQLEATREGYETDYRVVKMENIAKARILRESQGLIKMVIDKRSRKILGVQMFGKYASEVINEAALAIRFRATISDIIDTIHVFPTMSESLKIVALSFIRDVSKMSCCVD is encoded by the coding sequence ATGACAGAAGATTTAGTAATAATAGGTTATGGCGCTGCAGGTTTTGCTGCATTAATACGAGCAAATGAACTAGGAGTGAAGCCAGTAGTTATAGGTTATGGAGAAATAGGTGGAACTTGTGTTAATGTAGGATGTGTTCCTTCAAAGAGATTGTTAAGAATAAGCGAATTATACTACTATACCTCCCAGATATTAGGGAAAGAGGTATTTCCAGATTTCGATAGCGTATTTAGAGACAAGAATGAAATCGTTAATGCACTACGAAAAGAAAAATATGAAGATGTTTTGAACTCTTATGATGTAAAGTTAATAAGAGGGAAAGCCTACTTTGTATCACCTAAAGCAATTAAGGTTAATGGTGAGATAATTGAGGCTAGGAAGTTTATAATAGCTACTGGTTCTTCTCCTAACATTCCCGATATCAGAGGACTAAAAGAGACAGGGTATTGGACTAATGTAGAAGCATTGTCTCCAGATAGAAAAATATCGTCGTTAGTTATAATTGGAGGAAGAGCCTTAGCTTTAGAATTTGCACAGATTTACAAGAGATTAGGTGTTAACGTAGCAATACTTCAAAGGAGTGAAAGGATATTACCCAATTGGGAACCTGAAATTTCATTAGCAGTCAAAAGTTATCTAGAGGATACTGAAAGAATACCTGTACTTACCAATATAAAGATAAAGGAGGTTAGAAAAAAGGGAAGTGAGAGTAAGATAATAGTTACCGATAAGGGTGAGGTAGAAGCTGATGAAATACTTTTGGCAACGGGAAGAAAACCCAATACAGACCTTAATTTAGATTCAGCCGGGATTAAGTTAAATGATAGTGGTGGCATTAAGGTTGATGATGAGCTAAGAACCACGAATCCCAGCGTTTTTGCAGCGGGTGATGTAATAGGTGATCTAATGTTAGAGGCTTTAGCGGGTAAGGAGGGTTCGATAGCGTCAGAAAATGCAATTTTAGACGCTCACATAAAGATCGATAAACTAAGTATACCTCAAGCTATATTTATAGAGCCTAATGTTGCAAGAGTTGGTCTTACTCAGCTAGAAGCAACAAGAGAAGGTTATGAAACAGATTATAGAGTTGTCAAGATGGAAAATATAGCAAAGGCTAGAATATTAAGGGAAAGCCAGGGATTAATAAAGATGGTTATAGATAAGAGATCCAGGAAAATTCTAGGAGTTCAGATGTTTGGAAAGTATGCATCTGAAGTGATAAATGAGGCTGCATTAGCAATTAGATTTAGGGCAACTATAAGTGATATAATTGATACAATCCACGTATTTCCAACTATGAGTGAGAGTTTAAAAATAGTGGCATTATCGTTCATACGTGATGTAAGTAAAATGAGCTGTTGCGTGGATTAG
- a CDS encoding S9 family peptidase: MKPEDYYYALKLIPEVIVRKGKLLHVETWIEEDKYKSSIYLNLKKITFQGNESAPRLFNDKLYFVRGEESKSSLLEDQTYGEPRVLFTLGKISKFEFHNKGILVIGEENVDKALPFKTDKIKYRFDSRGLLRTRQSLYLYDGKELRKIVSGDFDVTDVATNGDRVVISATKDGDDYGLGNVYEVNLETGELNRITKEDGTIQAIAMNKEGKIAFLGHRKGLTPWASLEIILPEENKSYICGNSCGNKVLTDLFDGVKDKIIFEKDLILTLGQEGGTSHIYQISDNKVDRITSGNIVVRGFDYDDGDLAYFYSTPEKPVILKYKDLEYDPNPNIKGRSPERIVVNSNGMEIEGWSIIRDPNAPTILFIHGGPHMSYGYAYFIEFQFFVDNGFNVIYSNPRGSQGYGEEFAKACVGDWGGKDMEDLLNFVKAVKDKFGLKGKFGVTGGSYGGFMTNWIVTQTDIFSAAISERSISNLVSMCGTSDIGFWFNTIESGIKDPWSTEGIEKLMRMSPIYYVKNVKTPTMLIHGEEDYRCPIEQAEQFYVALKMQGVPAVLVRYQGDSHEHARRGKPKNMIDRLKTKLEWFSKYLL, translated from the coding sequence ATGAAACCAGAAGACTATTATTACGCACTTAAACTAATTCCAGAAGTAATAGTAAGAAAAGGAAAATTATTGCATGTAGAAACGTGGATTGAAGAGGATAAATACAAGTCATCTATCTATCTTAACCTCAAGAAAATAACGTTTCAAGGAAATGAAAGCGCACCTAGACTTTTCAACGATAAACTTTACTTTGTAAGGGGTGAAGAATCTAAATCCTCTTTGTTAGAAGATCAAACCTATGGAGAACCAAGGGTGCTATTTACATTAGGTAAAATATCTAAGTTTGAATTTCATAATAAAGGTATTTTAGTAATTGGGGAAGAAAATGTAGATAAGGCACTACCTTTCAAGACAGATAAAATAAAGTATAGGTTTGATAGCAGAGGTTTATTAAGAACTAGGCAATCGCTTTATTTATATGACGGAAAAGAACTACGGAAGATTGTTAGCGGTGATTTTGATGTTACTGATGTTGCTACTAATGGTGATAGAGTTGTAATTTCAGCAACTAAGGATGGAGATGACTATGGATTAGGAAATGTATATGAAGTTAATTTGGAAACTGGCGAACTAAATAGAATAACGAAGGAAGATGGAACCATACAAGCAATAGCAATGAATAAGGAAGGAAAGATAGCTTTTCTAGGGCACAGAAAAGGGCTAACACCTTGGGCGTCTTTAGAGATAATTCTACCAGAAGAGAATAAAAGTTATATTTGTGGAAATAGTTGTGGAAATAAAGTATTAACCGATTTATTCGACGGTGTGAAAGATAAAATTATATTTGAAAAGGATCTAATACTTACACTAGGACAAGAGGGTGGAACTTCACACATTTATCAGATTTCTGATAACAAAGTGGATAGAATAACGAGCGGAAATATAGTTGTCAGAGGATTTGACTACGATGATGGAGATCTAGCTTACTTTTATTCGACGCCAGAAAAGCCAGTAATACTGAAATACAAGGATTTAGAATACGACCCTAACCCCAACATTAAAGGACGCTCTCCAGAAAGAATCGTAGTTAATTCAAATGGAATGGAGATTGAGGGATGGAGCATAATTAGAGACCCCAACGCACCCACAATATTGTTTATCCATGGTGGACCTCATATGTCTTATGGATACGCGTATTTTATAGAATTTCAGTTCTTCGTTGATAATGGATTTAATGTTATATATTCTAATCCTAGAGGTAGCCAAGGATATGGAGAGGAATTCGCTAAAGCCTGCGTGGGAGATTGGGGCGGAAAGGATATGGAAGACTTATTAAACTTCGTAAAAGCGGTAAAGGATAAATTTGGACTGAAAGGTAAATTTGGAGTTACTGGTGGTTCCTATGGAGGTTTTATGACTAATTGGATAGTTACTCAGACTGACATATTTTCCGCTGCTATTAGTGAGAGAAGTATATCAAACCTAGTTAGCATGTGTGGTACAAGCGATATAGGCTTCTGGTTTAACACAATAGAGTCTGGAATCAAAGATCCATGGAGTACTGAGGGTATAGAAAAGTTAATGAGAATGTCTCCCATTTATTACGTAAAGAACGTAAAAACTCCAACAATGTTAATCCATGGTGAAGAAGATTATAGATGTCCAATTGAACAGGCCGAACAATTTTACGTAGCATTAAAGATGCAAGGAGTCCCAGCGGTTCTAGTGAGATATCAAGGTGATAGCCACGAACATGCAAGAAGAGGAAAGCCTAAGAATATGATAGACAGATTAAAGACTAAACTGGAATGGTTTAGTAAGTATCTACTCTAA
- a CDS encoding CBS domain-containing protein: MKLKDVFNNTMLLKVPRYAKISEVLELMKKNGLNFVLIVNDKEDIIGIATRSIILRSLANGISSNDPISKVMIKNIITVNGEEDLIDIFIFMMKNNIKHLLAINENGKAIGVVTLKDILSAINKECESSLE, translated from the coding sequence ATGAAGCTTAAAGATGTTTTTAATAATACTATGCTTCTAAAGGTGCCTCGGTATGCTAAGATTTCTGAAGTATTGGAACTTATGAAAAAGAATGGGCTTAATTTCGTACTTATTGTTAATGATAAGGAGGACATAATAGGCATAGCAACTAGAAGTATTATTTTGAGATCTCTAGCCAATGGCATTTCATCTAATGACCCAATTTCAAAAGTTATGATTAAGAACATAATTACTGTAAATGGTGAAGAAGATTTAATAGATATATTTATATTTATGATGAAGAATAATATTAAACATCTATTAGCTATTAATGAAAATGGAAAAGCAATAGGTGTAGTTACTCTAAAGGATATTCTTTCTGCAATAAACAAGGAATGTGAGTCGTCTTTAGAGTAG